The following proteins are co-located in the Nocardia bhagyanarayanae genome:
- a CDS encoding substrate-binding domain-containing protein → MSAVGESPDGTIEILNIVPMQGPGGIFAPSCDAAISLAASEINRGAGILGREIRTTNIDGGRPPAQVATEVAALLATGMVHAITGWHTSAVRRAVAKANDGRVPYLFAVSHEGLPDELPGVLLVGEHPAGHTVAAVRWLGSELGVRRWAIIGNDYIWPRETAKAVRRSLIDPDAIVLERFVPLGTPSFGEFLLHPDLDRADGVIILMVGADVARFNRQFCAMGRAADQVRVSPAADENVLLAGGAGANHNLYVPSSFFLNEKLTDGRDRKARYRRMHGSFAPALTTFSNATYEAIHALRGLAETVGSLDVPSLQGALADGVHFQTPGGPRGFVGNQAIQPGYLARADGVEFDIIDRIW, encoded by the coding sequence ATGTCAGCGGTCGGCGAGAGCCCAGACGGCACGATAGAGATCCTGAACATAGTCCCCATGCAGGGACCTGGCGGGATCTTCGCGCCTTCCTGCGACGCCGCCATTTCGCTCGCGGCGTCCGAAATCAACCGGGGCGCAGGAATTCTGGGACGCGAAATTCGTACCACGAATATCGATGGCGGCAGGCCGCCCGCGCAGGTCGCGACCGAAGTGGCCGCGCTGCTGGCCACCGGCATGGTGCACGCGATCACCGGCTGGCACACCTCCGCGGTGCGGCGAGCGGTGGCCAAGGCGAACGACGGTCGTGTGCCGTATCTGTTCGCGGTCAGTCACGAGGGCCTGCCCGATGAATTGCCCGGCGTGCTGCTGGTCGGCGAGCACCCGGCGGGTCACACCGTCGCCGCGGTGCGCTGGCTCGGCAGCGAGCTCGGCGTGCGCCGCTGGGCCATCATCGGCAACGACTACATCTGGCCACGCGAGACGGCGAAAGCGGTGCGGCGCAGTCTGATCGACCCGGACGCCATCGTGCTGGAACGGTTCGTCCCGCTCGGCACGCCCAGCTTCGGCGAGTTCCTGCTGCACCCCGATCTCGACCGGGCCGACGGCGTCATCATCCTGATGGTCGGCGCGGACGTCGCGCGCTTCAACCGCCAGTTCTGCGCCATGGGCCGGGCCGCCGACCAGGTGCGGGTCAGCCCGGCCGCCGACGAGAACGTGCTGCTCGCGGGCGGCGCCGGCGCCAACCACAACCTCTACGTGCCGTCCAGCTTCTTCCTGAACGAGAAACTCACCGACGGCCGGGACCGCAAGGCCCGCTATCGCAGGATGCACGGCAGCTTCGCGCCCGCGCTCACCACCTTCAGCAACGCCACCTACGAGGCCATCCACGCGCTGCGCGGGTTGGCCGAGACCGTCGGCTCGCTGGACGTGCCTAGCCTGCAAGGCGCGCTCGCCGACGGTGTGCACTTCCAAACCCCCGGTGGGCCACGGGGATTCGTCGGCAACCAAGCGATCCAGCCCGGCTATCTGGCGCGGGCCGACGGCGTCGAATTCGACATCATCGACCGCATCTGGTGA
- a CDS encoding M18 family aminopeptidase — translation MPVSATAATADGLCAFIDDSPSPFHVVRTVARELDTHGFTQLEEASVWPAEATGRRYVVRGGSLVAWSGTGPNAPFRVVGAHTDSPNLRVKQHPDLASAGWQLVGLEPYGGAWLNSWLDRELGISGRLTVRAGNKVREQLIRIDDPILRVPQLAIHLSEDRRGVTLDPQRHVNAVWGVGDLPRSFLAFVAESAEVDPAAVLGWELMTHDLEPSRLVGRDCDLVSAPRLDNQGTCYAGLQAFLAAVEDPGAALPVLAMFDHEEVGSQSDRGAQSDLLPAVLERIVLARGGGRAEYLAALAGSICASGDMAHATHPNYPERHEPAHRIEINGGPVLKVNQNLRYATDATGAGAFALACDQAAVPLQRYVHRADLPCGSTIGPMTAARTGMPTVDVGAPQLAMHSARELMGANDVPAYAAALAAFLTPVE, via the coding sequence ATGCCCGTTTCCGCCACCGCCGCCACGGCCGATGGTCTGTGCGCGTTCATCGATGACTCTCCCTCGCCGTTCCACGTGGTCCGCACGGTCGCGCGGGAGCTGGACACGCACGGCTTCACCCAGCTCGAGGAGGCGTCGGTCTGGCCGGCGGAGGCGACCGGACGCCGCTACGTGGTACGCGGTGGATCCCTGGTCGCCTGGTCGGGGACGGGCCCGAACGCGCCGTTCCGCGTCGTCGGCGCGCACACCGACAGCCCGAACCTGCGGGTGAAGCAGCACCCGGATCTGGCCTCCGCGGGCTGGCAGCTGGTCGGGCTCGAGCCCTACGGCGGCGCGTGGCTGAACTCGTGGCTGGACCGCGAGCTCGGCATCTCGGGCAGGCTGACGGTGCGCGCCGGAAACAAGGTGCGCGAGCAGCTGATTCGCATCGACGACCCGATCCTGCGCGTGCCGCAGCTGGCCATTCACCTCTCCGAGGATCGACGCGGCGTCACGCTCGACCCGCAGCGGCACGTGAACGCGGTGTGGGGTGTCGGCGACCTGCCGCGCTCGTTCCTGGCCTTCGTCGCCGAGAGCGCGGAGGTGGATCCGGCCGCGGTGCTCGGCTGGGAGCTGATGACGCACGATCTCGAGCCGAGCAGGCTGGTCGGACGGGACTGCGATCTGGTCAGCGCGCCCCGGCTGGACAACCAGGGCACCTGCTACGCCGGACTGCAGGCGTTCCTCGCCGCGGTGGAGGATCCGGGCGCGGCGCTGCCGGTGCTCGCCATGTTCGATCACGAGGAGGTCGGCAGCCAGTCCGATCGCGGCGCCCAGTCCGATCTGCTGCCCGCCGTGCTGGAGCGGATCGTGCTCGCCCGCGGCGGTGGTCGCGCCGAATACCTTGCGGCGCTGGCCGGTTCGATCTGCGCGTCCGGCGACATGGCGCACGCCACCCACCCGAACTACCCCGAGCGGCACGAACCCGCGCACCGCATCGAGATCAACGGCGGACCGGTGCTCAAGGTCAACCAGAACCTGCGCTACGCCACCGACGCCACCGGCGCGGGCGCCTTCGCCCTCGCCTGCGACCAGGCGGCGGTCCCGTTGCAGCGCTACGTGCACCGCGCCGACCTGCCCTGCGGTTCCACCATCGGCCCGATGACCGCTGCCCGCACCGGCATGCCCACCGTCGACGTCGGCGCCCCCCAGCTCGCGATGCACTCGGCCCGAGAGTTGATGGGCGCCAACGATGTTCCCGCCTACGCGGCGGCGCTCGCGGCGTTCCTCACGCCGGTGGAGTAG
- a CDS encoding MarR family winged helix-turn-helix transcriptional regulator, whose amino-acid sequence MTTILSGYATLHGALRAAERRWLRNLDAALCARQLSPDQWSMLCNLSSENGITMSELANRSQLAPSSATRHADFLAERGLIFRVAAEEDRRRILIGLSRLGAELVASVRAEEELAERQLQNKIGARRYAELKKLLELVAEA is encoded by the coding sequence ATGACGACCATTCTAAGCGGATATGCCACGCTGCATGGGGCGCTGCGTGCCGCGGAACGACGTTGGCTACGTAACCTCGATGCCGCTTTGTGTGCGAGGCAGCTTTCGCCGGATCAGTGGTCGATGCTGTGCAATCTGTCCAGCGAAAACGGCATCACGATGAGCGAGTTGGCCAACCGCTCGCAATTGGCGCCGTCCTCGGCGACCAGGCACGCCGACTTCCTCGCCGAGCGCGGACTGATCTTCCGGGTGGCCGCGGAGGAGGATCGGCGGCGCATTCTGATCGGGCTGAGCAGGCTGGGGGCCGAGCTGGTCGCGTCGGTGCGCGCCGAGGAGGAGCTCGCGGAGCGTCAGTTGCAGAACAAGATCGGCGCGCGGCGCTATGCCGAGCTGAAGAAGCTGCTGGAGCTGGTCGCCGAGGCGTAG
- a CDS encoding AAA family ATPase: MLEKPVDMFDREREWRALAGFVTSGQPHATLGVVSGRRRQGKTFLLEAVCEATGGFYFAADQATEAESLRYFAAAVAEFSGSGLPVRFEDWHQAVDALLTVTENREVPVVIDEFPYLVKASPGLPSIIQSALAPRRPQRLRSRARLLLCGSAMSFMGSLLSGGAPLRGRAGLELIVPTLDYRLAADFWGIDDPRLAIQVHSIVGGTPAYRREFVEGDVPASLADFDDWVLRTVLNPSSPLFREARYLLSEEPGLRDPGLYHSVLAAVAQGNATSGGIASYVGRKASDITHPLTVLEDCGLLRRERDAFRGNRMIYRINEPLVAFYQAVQRPDWTEWERGRRTARLWQLRRHRYESNVLGPHFEEVCRAWVADYAPEDFFGGHVTRVASGMVNDPAQKTTHEVDIAVFGELPDGREALLSIGEAKWNDTMGLGHLDRLRRIRDLLSAKFDTSRTRLACYSAGGFVPALIEAAAAEDVVLVDSNSLYAI, translated from the coding sequence GTGCTCGAGAAGCCCGTCGACATGTTCGATCGTGAGCGGGAGTGGCGCGCACTGGCGGGGTTTGTCACCAGTGGGCAGCCGCACGCCACGCTGGGGGTGGTGTCTGGTCGGCGCAGGCAGGGTAAGACGTTCCTGCTGGAGGCGGTCTGCGAGGCGACCGGGGGATTCTATTTCGCGGCGGATCAGGCCACCGAGGCCGAGTCGCTGCGGTACTTCGCCGCGGCGGTCGCGGAGTTCAGCGGGTCGGGGCTTCCCGTTCGATTCGAGGATTGGCACCAGGCTGTCGACGCGCTCTTGACGGTGACCGAGAACCGCGAGGTCCCTGTTGTCATCGACGAGTTCCCCTACCTGGTGAAGGCGAGTCCGGGACTGCCGTCGATCATTCAGTCGGCGTTGGCGCCACGCAGGCCCCAGCGGCTGCGGTCCCGGGCCAGGTTGTTGCTGTGCGGGTCGGCGATGTCGTTCATGGGTTCGCTGCTGTCCGGCGGCGCGCCGCTGCGCGGCCGAGCGGGACTGGAGCTGATCGTTCCGACGCTGGACTATCGTCTCGCTGCGGATTTCTGGGGGATCGACGATCCGAGATTGGCGATCCAGGTGCACTCGATCGTGGGCGGAACGCCCGCTTATCGAAGGGAATTCGTCGAAGGAGACGTGCCCGCGAGCCTGGCGGATTTCGACGACTGGGTGCTACGAACGGTGCTCAACCCGTCGAGTCCGTTGTTCCGCGAGGCGCGATATCTCCTCAGCGAGGAACCGGGATTGCGCGACCCTGGCCTCTACCACTCGGTCTTGGCGGCCGTGGCCCAGGGGAACGCGACCAGCGGTGGGATCGCCTCGTATGTAGGGCGGAAGGCCAGCGACATCACGCATCCGCTCACAGTGCTCGAAGACTGTGGCCTGTTGCGCCGCGAGCGCGATGCCTTTCGTGGCAACCGCATGATCTACCGCATCAATGAGCCGCTTGTCGCGTTCTATCAAGCCGTGCAGCGTCCCGACTGGACCGAATGGGAACGCGGACGCCGAACGGCGCGGTTATGGCAACTTCGGCGCCATCGCTACGAAAGCAACGTGCTGGGCCCGCATTTCGAGGAGGTCTGCCGCGCCTGGGTCGCCGACTACGCACCTGAGGACTTCTTCGGTGGTCACGTCACCAGGGTGGCCAGCGGGATGGTCAACGACCCCGCGCAGAAGACGACCCACGAGGTCGACATCGCGGTGTTCGGGGAGCTTCCCGATGGGCGCGAAGCGCTGTTGTCCATCGGCGAAGCCAAATGGAACGACACGATGGGCTTGGGCCATCTCGACCGGTTGCGCCGCATTCGGGACCTCCTGTCGGCCAAGTTCGACACCAGCCGGACACGATTGGCTTGTTACAGCGCGGGGGGATTCGTGCCCGCGCTGATCGAAGCCGCCGCCGCGGAGGATGTGGTTCTGGTGGACTCGAACAGTCTCTACGCGATATGA
- a CDS encoding glycosyltransferase 87 family protein, producing MSERSGVANSAEVATEDAHPDVAESAADSSPRSPMSSRQLRWLGAALALFLVSAVVSLLVHWWGGYIDLRVYRNGARVWLDGGELYGPMPPVFGIGLPFTYPPLAALFFAPLALMPLPLAEVLVLATSLGSLGITLWLVLARIRPELDRTAMLPLVIAAVAAAGFLEPVRQTYGFGQINLVLMAAVALDCLVRKPFWPRGMLIGIAVSIKLIPAGYLLYFLLRRDWKAAGTLVVSAIGAVGLAFLLFPSDSVDYWFHTLSDTGRIGPPYFAGNQSLKGMAFRLGVSDSAATLIWITLSLVAVALAAIWMHRLIAAGNTVAALLVNAAAVLLVSPVSWSHHWVWVAPALVVAADAIVRVREGRARTPRGRWFTTTVAALTVLFLIGPHWLLPHSKDRELDWAWWQQLLGSSYVLVTFAIFVFAVTTYRPTVTRPTETAPAIA from the coding sequence GTGAGCGAACGATCGGGGGTTGCGAATTCGGCCGAGGTTGCCACGGAGGACGCGCACCCGGATGTCGCCGAATCCGCCGCCGACTCGTCGCCGCGTTCGCCGATGTCATCGAGGCAGTTGCGCTGGCTCGGCGCCGCGCTCGCGTTGTTCCTGGTCTCCGCGGTGGTCTCGCTGCTGGTGCACTGGTGGGGCGGGTACATAGATCTGCGGGTCTATCGCAACGGCGCCCGGGTCTGGCTGGACGGCGGCGAGCTGTACGGCCCGATGCCGCCGGTGTTCGGAATCGGCCTTCCGTTCACCTATCCCCCGCTGGCCGCGCTGTTCTTCGCGCCGCTCGCGCTGATGCCGCTGCCGCTCGCCGAGGTGCTCGTGCTGGCCACCTCGCTCGGCAGCCTGGGCATCACGCTGTGGCTGGTGCTGGCAAGGATCCGGCCGGAGCTCGACCGGACGGCCATGCTGCCCTTGGTGATCGCCGCGGTCGCTGCGGCGGGGTTCCTGGAACCGGTGCGGCAGACCTACGGGTTCGGCCAGATCAACCTGGTGCTGATGGCCGCCGTCGCGCTGGACTGCCTGGTGCGCAAGCCCTTCTGGCCGCGCGGCATGCTCATCGGAATCGCGGTGTCGATCAAGCTGATTCCGGCCGGTTACCTGCTGTACTTCCTGCTGCGCAGGGACTGGAAGGCCGCGGGCACCCTGGTTGTCTCGGCGATCGGCGCGGTCGGGCTCGCATTCCTGCTGTTCCCAAGCGATTCCGTGGACTACTGGTTCCACACGCTCTCCGACACCGGCCGCATCGGCCCGCCGTACTTCGCCGGTAACCAATCGCTCAAGGGCATGGCCTTCCGGCTCGGCGTCTCCGATTCCGCGGCCACCCTGATCTGGATCACGCTCTCGCTGGTGGCGGTCGCGCTGGCCGCGATCTGGATGCACCGGCTCATCGCCGCGGGCAACACCGTGGCCGCGCTGCTGGTCAACGCCGCCGCCGTGCTGCTCGTCTCGCCGGTCTCCTGGTCGCACCACTGGGTCTGGGTCGCGCCCGCCCTCGTCGTCGCCGCCGACGCCATCGTGCGGGTCCGCGAGGGCCGAGCACGAACCCCGCGCGGACGCTGGTTCACCACAACCGTCGCCGCCCTGACCGTCCTGTTCCTCATCGGCCCCCACTGGCTCCTGCCCCACTCCAAAGACCGCGAACTCGACTGGGCTTGGTGGCAACAACTCCTCGGCAGCAGCTACGTCCTCGTGACCTTCGCCATCTTCGTCTTCGCCGTCACCACCTACCGCCCCACTGTGACCCGCCCCACCGAAACCGCCCCGGCGATCGCCTGA
- a CDS encoding MBL fold metallo-hydrolase, which translates to MRIAHFGHSCILVELHGTKVLFDPGTFSHGFEGITGLDAIAVTHQHPDHIDPNRIDALLEANPQARVLSDPQTAAQRGGRWEAVHAGNVLRLGDLQITGGGGRHAVIHPDIPVIDNTVFQLGTADDPAQLVHPGDSLWVPPVQVGVLAIPAAAPWMRISEAVDYLRAVAPRTALPIHFGIIQEEARGIYFGRLAEMGPEGTEFTVLEPENQREF; encoded by the coding sequence ATGCGTATAGCCCATTTCGGCCACTCCTGCATCCTCGTCGAGCTGCACGGCACGAAGGTGCTCTTCGATCCGGGCACGTTCTCGCACGGCTTCGAGGGCATCACCGGCCTGGACGCCATCGCCGTCACCCACCAGCACCCCGACCACATCGACCCGAACCGCATCGACGCGCTGCTCGAGGCCAACCCGCAGGCCCGCGTGCTGTCCGATCCGCAGACCGCGGCCCAGCGCGGCGGGCGGTGGGAGGCCGTGCACGCGGGCAACGTGCTGCGGCTGGGCGACCTGCAGATCACCGGCGGTGGCGGCAGGCACGCGGTGATCCATCCGGACATCCCGGTGATCGACAACACCGTCTTCCAACTCGGCACCGCCGACGACCCCGCCCAGCTCGTGCACCCCGGCGACTCGCTCTGGGTTCCGCCGGTCCAGGTCGGTGTGCTCGCCATCCCCGCCGCCGCGCCGTGGATGCGGATCAGCGAGGCGGTCGACTACCTGCGCGCCGTCGCCCCGCGCACCGCGCTGCCCATCCACTTCGGCATCATCCAGGAGGAGGCCCGCGGCATCTACTTCGGCAGGCTCGCCGAAATGGGGCCGGAGGGAACCGAATTCACCGTGCTCGAACCGGAGAACCAGCGCGAATTCTGA
- the purS gene encoding phosphoribosylformylglycinamidine synthase subunit PurS, with amino-acid sequence MARVVVEVMPKAEILDPQGQAIVGALPRLGFAGIGDVRQGKRFELEVDESVSDAELEQIAEGLLANTVIEEWKVVRLP; translated from the coding sequence GTGGCACGAGTCGTGGTCGAGGTGATGCCGAAGGCCGAAATCCTGGATCCGCAGGGGCAGGCCATTGTCGGCGCGCTCCCGCGCCTGGGATTCGCCGGGATCGGTGATGTGCGGCAGGGCAAGCGATTCGAGCTCGAGGTGGACGAGAGCGTCAGCGACGCCGAGCTCGAGCAGATCGCCGAAGGCCTGCTCGCCAACACCGTGATCGAGGAGTGGAAGGTGGTTCGCCTCCCATGA
- the purQ gene encoding phosphoribosylformylglycinamidine synthase subunit PurQ, which translates to MTARIGVITFPGTLDDVDAVRAVRLAGAEAVNLWHADADLKQVDAVVVPGGFSYGDYLRAGAIARFAPVMGKVVQAAGQGMPVLGICNGFQVLCEAGLLPGALTRNEGLHFICRDEWLTVESVSTAWTSRYEPGAQILVPLKSGEGRYQASAAVLDELEGEGRVVFRYSGDNPNGSQRGIAGIASANGRVVGLMPHPEHATEPLTGPSDDGLGLFLSVLDTLVSA; encoded by the coding sequence ATGACGGCGCGCATCGGGGTCATCACCTTTCCCGGCACGCTCGACGACGTCGACGCCGTGCGCGCGGTGCGTCTCGCGGGCGCCGAGGCGGTCAACCTGTGGCACGCCGACGCCGATCTGAAGCAGGTCGACGCGGTCGTCGTGCCCGGCGGCTTCTCCTACGGCGACTACCTGCGCGCGGGCGCCATCGCCCGGTTCGCGCCGGTGATGGGCAAGGTCGTGCAGGCCGCGGGCCAGGGCATGCCGGTGCTCGGCATCTGCAACGGCTTCCAGGTGCTGTGCGAGGCCGGTCTGCTGCCCGGCGCGCTCACCCGCAACGAGGGCCTGCACTTCATCTGCCGCGACGAGTGGCTGACCGTCGAGTCGGTCTCCACCGCGTGGACGTCACGCTACGAGCCGGGCGCGCAGATCCTGGTCCCGCTGAAGTCCGGTGAGGGCCGCTACCAGGCCTCGGCCGCCGTGCTCGACGAGCTCGAAGGCGAGGGCCGGGTGGTCTTCCGCTACTCGGGCGACAACCCGAACGGCTCGCAGCGCGGCATCGCGGGCATCGCCTCGGCCAACGGCCGGGTGGTCGGTCTCATGCCGCACCCCGAGCACGCCACCGAGCCGCTGACCGGCCCGAGCGACGACGGTCTCGGACTGTTCCTCTCGGTGCTGGACACCCTCGTCTCGGCCTGA
- a CDS encoding ABC transporter substrate-binding protein has translation MTLPGGRQHDAVEIVNIAPLRGAGAIIGPSCVAAANLAMAEINSGTGILGREVCVTTIDGGGPPQRVYDEVSALLATGMVHAVTGIPMPENRGAIMRAAAGRAPCLFGVGHDGLAGAEPGVFMIGEHPGSQTLVAVDWLYREFGARRWVVVASDYLWSRRMAPVLREVLAPRHSVVAEHYVPIGAENFDAVLDDPRLDTADGVILLLIGADAARFNRAFTAAGRADRQFRTGPTIDENVLLASGLDANRNIYVPSSVIPDRRSAGHRDLLDRYLRLHHGFAPAFSRFANGAYRSLHALRTAVDTAGSFETARIHGALADRAVLEGPSGEFTFRGDQVVQPTYVARATGVDFETLTLV, from the coding sequence ATGACACTGCCGGGCGGGCGGCAGCACGACGCCGTCGAGATCGTCAACATCGCACCCCTGCGCGGCGCGGGCGCCATCATCGGGCCGTCCTGCGTGGCGGCCGCGAACCTGGCCATGGCCGAGATCAACAGCGGCACCGGCATTCTCGGCCGCGAGGTGTGCGTGACCACGATCGACGGCGGCGGTCCGCCGCAGCGCGTCTACGACGAGGTCTCGGCCCTGCTGGCGACCGGCATGGTGCACGCCGTCACCGGCATCCCGATGCCCGAGAATCGCGGCGCGATCATGCGCGCGGCGGCCGGTCGCGCACCGTGCCTGTTCGGTGTCGGCCACGACGGGCTCGCGGGTGCAGAGCCGGGCGTCTTCATGATCGGCGAGCATCCCGGCAGCCAGACGCTGGTAGCGGTGGACTGGCTCTACCGGGAGTTCGGCGCCAGGCGCTGGGTCGTGGTGGCCAGCGACTACCTCTGGTCGCGCCGGATGGCGCCCGTGCTCCGTGAGGTCCTCGCACCGCGGCACTCGGTGGTCGCCGAACACTATGTGCCGATCGGCGCCGAGAACTTCGACGCCGTGCTCGACGATCCCCGCCTGGACACGGCCGACGGCGTGATCCTGCTGCTGATCGGCGCCGACGCGGCCCGCTTCAACCGGGCGTTCACCGCGGCGGGACGCGCCGACCGCCAGTTCCGCACCGGCCCGACGATCGACGAAAACGTCCTGCTGGCAAGCGGACTCGACGCCAACCGCAATATCTACGTGCCCTCCAGCGTGATTCCCGATCGGCGCAGCGCGGGCCACCGCGATCTGCTCGACCGCTACCTGCGGCTGCACCACGGATTCGCCCCCGCCTTCAGCCGATTCGCCAACGGCGCCTACCGCTCGCTGCACGCGCTGCGCACGGCGGTCGACACCGCGGGCTCGTTCGAGACGGCGCGCATCCACGGCGCGCTGGCCGACCGCGCGGTCCTCGAAGGCCCGTCCGGCGAGTTCACCTTCCGCGGCGATCAGGTCGTGCAACCCACCTATGTCGCGCGCGCGACGGGCGTCGACTTCGAAACGCTCACCCTCGTGTGA
- a CDS encoding dipeptidase, protein MTSDDPHTADLRSRVAALMPQAERDLAQLVSFKSVADPRQFPAEECERAAQWVADAFAAVGLTKVGLHETPDGSKAVIASRPAPPGAPTVLLYCHYDVQPPLDEAAWRTPAWELTEKDGRWYGRGAADCKGNIVMHLTALRAIGSELPVGVTLVAEGSEEQGTGGLEKFVVANPDLLRADAIVIGDCGNFAAGVPTFTETLRGNVNVLVTVETLAGPLHSGMFGGAAPDALATLIQVLATLRDADGNTTVAGLDNRQNWDGVQYDPDRFRNDAGVLGGVELSGDGTVAEMLWARPALTVLGIDAPRVVGSTAAIQPAARARLNLRIPPGITPEHAHRALVAHLEAKTPLHAKLTIELEGEGAPFRSASGGPARAAMDAALAASYGRPTTTQGQGGSIPLCNVFADTYPDAEIMLIGVEEPKCLIHAPNESVDPAEIQHMALAEAIFLTTYGRD, encoded by the coding sequence ATGACTTCCGACGATCCGCATACCGCCGATCTGCGCTCGCGCGTCGCCGCGCTGATGCCGCAAGCCGAACGCGATCTGGCGCAACTGGTTTCGTTCAAGTCCGTGGCCGACCCGCGGCAGTTCCCGGCCGAGGAGTGCGAGCGCGCCGCGCAGTGGGTGGCCGACGCGTTCGCCGCGGTGGGACTGACCAAGGTCGGGTTGCACGAGACGCCGGACGGCAGCAAGGCCGTCATAGCCTCGCGTCCGGCGCCGCCGGGAGCGCCGACTGTGCTGCTCTACTGCCATTACGACGTGCAGCCGCCGCTGGACGAGGCCGCGTGGCGCACGCCTGCCTGGGAGCTCACCGAGAAGGACGGTCGCTGGTACGGGCGCGGCGCGGCGGACTGCAAGGGCAACATCGTCATGCATCTGACGGCGCTGCGCGCCATCGGATCCGAGCTACCCGTTGGCGTCACGCTGGTCGCCGAGGGCTCGGAGGAGCAGGGGACCGGCGGTCTGGAGAAGTTCGTCGTCGCCAACCCGGACCTGTTGCGCGCCGACGCCATCGTGATCGGCGACTGCGGCAACTTCGCGGCGGGCGTGCCGACCTTCACGGAGACCCTGCGCGGCAACGTGAACGTGCTCGTCACCGTGGAAACCCTTGCGGGGCCGTTGCATTCGGGCATGTTCGGCGGCGCGGCGCCGGACGCGCTCGCCACGCTGATCCAGGTGCTCGCCACGCTGCGCGACGCCGACGGCAACACCACCGTCGCCGGGCTGGACAACCGGCAGAACTGGGACGGCGTGCAATACGATCCCGACCGCTTCCGCAACGACGCGGGCGTGCTCGGCGGCGTCGAGCTCTCCGGCGACGGCACGGTCGCCGAAATGCTCTGGGCCCGACCGGCTCTCACCGTGCTCGGCATCGACGCGCCGCGGGTGGTCGGCTCGACGGCGGCGATCCAGCCCGCCGCTCGCGCCCGCCTGAACCTGCGCATTCCGCCGGGCATCACGCCGGAGCACGCGCACCGCGCCCTCGTCGCCCACCTGGAGGCGAAGACCCCGCTGCACGCGAAGCTCACCATCGAGCTGGAAGGCGAGGGAGCGCCGTTCCGCTCCGCCAGCGGCGGCCCGGCGCGCGCCGCCATGGACGCCGCGCTGGCCGCCTCCTACGGCCGGCCGACCACCACCCAGGGTCAGGGCGGTTCCATCCCGCTGTGCAACGTCTTCGCCGACACCTACCCCGACGCCGAGATCATGCTGATCGGCGTCGAGGAGCCGAAGTGCCTCATCCACGCCCCCAACGAAAGTGTCGATCCCGCCGAAATCCAGCACATGGCCCTGGCGGAGGCCATCTTCCTCACCACCTACGGACGCGACTGA